The following proteins are co-located in the Pelecanus crispus isolate bPelCri1 chromosome 5, bPelCri1.pri, whole genome shotgun sequence genome:
- the ALS2 gene encoding alsin has protein sequence MDSQERSSEEAEGAKERGLVYVWKAGSCSVTPERLPGLSGKTVLQAALGIHHGLLLTEGGEVYSFGKLPWRSGPEELCANSPILENTLLGHHVITVAAGSFHNGAVTESGVVYMWGNNSAGQCAVANQACVPEPQPISISDSETSPLLSVRILQLACGEEHTLALSLSREIWAWGSGCQLGLITTTFPVTKPQKVEHLAGRVVLQIACGAYHSLALVQCLPVQEMKPIPERCNHCSQLLITMTDKEDHVIISDSHCCPLGVALSDNQPENRVFCSSLETLEGKSVTGSQSEDCQKPLVEEHMLVALESDGASMLSGNDGQEDSGISSPGNILFPDKKGVKEYLSLSDRSLNESLQKNICTEPEQPSQEEQLGACIPGPPGTSTSALNSLVASCASAVGVRVVATYEAGALSLKKVMNFYGTPSSEPGSQSGGGSPGPEALKDSREEQVRLESMQGKKSSSLVDIREEESEGGSRRLSLPGLLSQVSPRLLRKVGRAKMRTVALTPTYSGEADALLPSLRTEVWSWGKGKEGQLGHGDVLPRLQPLCVKSLDGKEVIHLSAGGHHSLALTAKSQVYSWGSNISGQLGHLNSPTTVPRLAKVLSMCGDGVWSTAAGLDYSLFLADEEDFQPGLYYSGQETTTENNLYENSCTKSPVLLLSCSKIGYISNVIAGGDNCLVLVDKNVMGYIASLHELASTERRFYFKLSEIKSQVLRPLLGLDNLGSANTIQLLQEMASRFSKLCYLIGQHGASLSSFLHGVKEARSLAILKHSGLFLDSYTEYCTSVTNFLVMGGFMLLAKPAIDFLSKNQELLQKLSEKNEENLQLVEVLNALFFMPFGRLHNYARTLLKLATCFEVASPEYQKLQDSSSCYESLAVHLSRKRKEAEYTLGFWKTFPGKMTDSLRKPERRLICESSNRGLSLQHAGRFSVNWFILFNDALVHAQFSTHHIFPLSTLWVEALSEEAGNVNGLKITTPEEQFVLVSSTPQEKTKWLRSISQAVDQALKGTSDLILYGAGGNVPRQEPPISRSAKYTFYKDPRFKDAVYDGRWLSGKPHGRGILKWADGRMYSGTFRTGLEDGYGEYRAPNKALNKDDHYVGYWKEGKMCGHGVYSYATGEVYEGCFQDNMRHGHGLLRSGKLTSSSPSMFIGQWTMDKKSGYGVFDDITRGEKYMGMWQDDLCQGNGVVVTQFGLYYEGAFSTNKMMGTGILLSEDDTVYEGEFSDNWTLSGKGTLTLPNGDYIEGLFSGEWGSGIKITGTYFKPSLYENDKDKPKALRKLGILAVPPDEKWKAVFEECWNQLGCESPGQGDRWKAWDNIAVALTTNRRQHKDSPELLSRSHTQTLESLEFIPQHIGAFTLEKYENIKKYLIKACDTPLHPLGKLVETLVAVYRMTYVGVGANRRLLQEAVREIKSYLKRIFQLVRFLFPDLPEEGSTIPFLATETKGRRSFCSGKSDSRSESPEPGYVVTSFGLLLPVLLPRLYPPLFMLYALDNEREEDIYWECVLRLNKQTDMALLSFLGVQAKFWPGTVSILGESRKVSSNTKDYCFASAVECLQQISTTFTPADKLKVIQQTFEEISQNVLETLQEDFLWSMDDLFPVFLYVVLRARIRNLGSEVHLIEDLMDPYLQHGEQGIMFTTLKACYYQIQHEKLT, from the exons CTCAGAAGAGGCAGAAGGAGCCAAAGAGAGAGGCCTGGTCTATGTTTGGAAGGCTGGTTCCTGCTCTGTAACTCCAGAAAGGCTTCCAGGGCTCAGTGGAAAGACTGTATTACAGGCAGCCCTTGGAATACATCATGGGTTACTTCTAACAGAAG gtGGAGAGGTCTACAGTTTCGGAAAACTGCCCTGGAGATCAGGACCGGAGGAGTTATGTGCTAATAGTCCTATCCTAGAAAATACTTTGCTTGGGCATCATGTTATTACAGTGGCAGCTGGCAGCTTCCATAACGGAGCCGTGACAGAAAGTGGTGTGGTGTACATGTGGGGGAACAATTCTGCTGGCCAGTGTGCAGTTGCCAATCAGGCATGCGTACCAGAGCCCCAACCCATCAGTATTTCTGATTCTGAAACCAGTCCTCTGTTATCAGTAAGGATTTTGCAGCTAGCATGTGGAGAAGAACACACGCTGGCACTATCGCTAAGCAGAGAGATATGGGCTTGGGGGAGTGGCTGCCAGCTCGGTCTCATAACAACAACTTTCCCAGTGACAAAGCCACAGAAAGTAGAGCACCTGGCAGGACGTGTCGTGCTCCAGATTGCTTGTGGAGCCTACCACAGCCTGGCTCTGGTACAATGTCTCCCTGTGCAGGAAATGAAGCCTATCCCAGAGAGGTGCAATCATTGCAGTCAACTCCTCATTACCATGACAGACAAGGAAGATCATGTAATCATTTCAGATAGTCATTGTTGCCCACTGGGTGTAGCACTGTCTGATAACCAACCAGAAAACCGTGTCTTCTGTTCCTCATTGGAGACCCTAGAAGGAAAAAGTGTAACAGGTAGCCAAAGTGAAGACTGTCAGAAACCACTTGTGGAAGAACATATGCTTGTTGCTTTAGAATCTGATGGAGCAAGTATGCTTTCTGGCAACGATGGACAGGAAGACAGTGGAATTTCTAGTCCTGGAAATATTCTGTTCCCAGACAAAAAAGGAGTGAAAGAGTACTTAAGTTTATCAGATCGCTCATTAAATGAGAGCCTGCAGAAAAACATCTGCACAGAACCTGAGCAG cCTTCTCAAGAAGAGCAACTTGGTGCTTGTATCCCTGGCCCTCCAGGTACCAGCACATCTGCCTTGAACAGCTTGGTGGCCTCTTGTGCATCAGCAGTTGGTGTGAGAGTAGTTGCTACATATGAAGCTGGAGCATTGTCTCTGAAGAAAGTAATGAACTTCTATGGCACACCTTCCAGTGAACCAGGATCTCAATCTGGCGGCGGTTCCCCAGGGCCTGAAGCTCTGAAAGACAGTCGAGAAGAGCAGGTCAGACTGGAATCCATGCAGGGGAAGAAGAGTTCCAGTTTGGTAGATATTAGAGAGGAGGAATCTGAAGGAGGGAGTCGAAGACTTTCCCTGCCTGGCTTGTTGTCCCAAG tttctcctaGGCTCTTACGGAAGGTAGGGCGGGCAAAAATGCGGACTGTAGCTCTGACTCCAACCTACAGTGGTGAGGCTGATGCTCTCTTACCCTCCCTAAGAACGGAGGTATGGagctggggaaaggggaaggaaggacagcTAGGACATGGTGATGTTCTGCCAAG GCTTCAGCCACTATGTGTGAAAAGCCTTGATGGTAAAGAAGTGATTCACCTCTCTGCTGGTGGCCATCATTCCTTAGCACTCACTGCCAAATCCCAG GTGTATTCATGGGGCAGTAATATCTCTGGCCAGCTTGGTCACTTGAACTCCCCAACAACAGTCCCTCGTCTTGCAAAGgtactttct ATGTGTGGTGATGGTGTTTGGAGTACAGCAGCAGGACTAGATTATTCCCTCTTCTTAGCAGATGAGGAAGACTTCCAACCTGGATTATATTATAGTGGCCAGGagacaacaacagaaaacaatttgtATGAAAATAGCTGCACTAAGAGTCCAGTTCTGTTACTGTCCTGTAGTAAG ATAGGGTACATAAGCAATGTGATAGCTGGTGGTGACAACTGTTTGGTCTTAGTAGACAAAAACGTAATGGGATATATCGCCAGTTTGCATGAGTTGGCTTCTACTGAGAGgaggttttatttcaaactgaGTGAGATCAAATCTCAGGTTCTTAGACCTCTTTTAGGTTTAG ATAACTTGGGCAGTGCAAATACAATCCAGTTGTTGCAGGAAATGGCAAGCAGGTTCAGCAAGCTATGCTATCTCATCGGTCAACATGGAGCTTCTTTAAGTAGCTTTCTTCATGGAGTAAAAGAAGCCAGGAGCTTGGCCATCCTGAAGCATTCCGGTCTCTTTTTGGATAGTTACACTGA GTATTGTACTTCAGTAACAAACTTCCTTGTAATGGGAGGATTTATGCTCCTTGCAAAGCCAGCAAT AGACTTCTTGAGTAAAAACCAGGAGCTGTTACAGAAACTGTCTGAGAAGAATGAGGAAAACCTCCAGCTAGTGGAAGTTCtgaatgctttgtttttcatgcCATTTGGACGACTTCATAATTATGCTAGAACTTTGCTAAAGCTTGCCACATGTTTTGAAGTG GCATCTCCAGAATACCAGAAGCTACAGGATTCTAGTTCTTGTTATGAGAGCCTTGCTGTCCATCttagcagaaaaaggaaagaagcagaataTACACTTGGCTTCTGGAAGACCTTTCCTGGGAAAATGACG GATTCCTTGCGGAAGCCAGAGCGTCGCTTAATCTGTGAAAGCAGCAATCGGGGGTTGTCCCTACAGCATGCTGGAAGATTCTCTGTAAACTGGTTCATCCTTTTTAACGATGCTCTGGTACATGCTCAG TTCTCAACGCACCatatttttcccttgtccacacTGTGGGTAGAAGCTCTTTCAGAAGAAGCTGGTAATGT GAATGGATTGAAGATTACAACACCAGAAGAACagtttgttcttgtttcttcaACACCACAGGAAAAG accAAGTGGCTGAGGTCAATAAGCCAAGCAGTAGATCAGGCCCTTAAAGGGACTTCTGACTTAATTCTATATGGAGCTGGTGGGAATGTGCCAAGACAGGAACCTCCTATTTCTCGCAGTGCCAAATACACTTTCTATAAGGACCCTCGATTTAAGGATGCTGTTTATGATGGGAGATGGCTTTCAGGAAAACCCCATGGCAG aggGATCCTAAAGTGGGCAGATGGAAGAATGTACTCTGGGACTTTCCGGACTGGGCTGGAGGATGG GTATGGTGAATACAGAGCGCCAAACAAAGCATTGAATAAGGATGACCATTACGTGGGGTACTGGAAGGAAGGCAAAATGTGTGGGCATGGAGTCTACAG CTATGCTACTGGTGAGGTGTATGAAGGGTGTTTTCAGGATAACATGCGTCATGGGCATGGTCTGCTACGCAGTGGGAAGCTGACCTCTTCCTCTCCCAGTATGTTCATTGGACAGTGGACAATGGATAAGAAGAGTGGTTATGGAGTTTTTGATGATATCACAAG agGAGAAAAGTATATGGGAATGTGGCAAGATGATCTTTGCCAAGGCAATGGTGTTGTGGTTACTCAGTTTGGGCTGTACTATGAAGGAGCCTTCAGCACCAACAAAATGATG GGGACTGGAATCCTGCTTTCTGAAGATGATACAGTCTATGAGGGGGAATTTTCAGATAACTGGACTCTGAGTGGAAAG GGAACACTGACCTTGCCAAATGGAGATTATATTGAAGGTCTCTTCAGTGGAGAATGGGGATCTGGGATAAAAATCACAGGAACCTACTTCAAGCCTAGCTTGTATGAGAATGACAAGGACAAACCTAAAGCATT GCGGAAACTTGGGATCCTGGCAGTCCCTCCCGATGAGAAATGGAAAGCAGTATTTGAAGAATGCTGGAACCAGCTTGGTTGTGAGAGCCCAGGCCAGGGGGACAGATGGAAGGCTTGGGACAACATTGCGGTGGCCCTGACCACCAACCGACGGCAACATAAAGACAG CCCTGAATTACTGAGCCGCTCACATACTCAGACACTGGAAAGTTTGGAGTTTATTCCACAACACATTGGTGCCTTCACcctggaaaaatatgaaaatataaaaaaatacttgataAAG GCCTGTGATACCCCTCTCCATCCATTGGGCAAGCTGGTGGAAACACTAGTAGCTGTCTACAGAATGACCTATGTTGGAGTAGGAGCTAATCGACGATTACTGCAGGAGGCTGTAAGGGAGATAAAGTCCTACCTCAAACGCATCTTCCAATTGGTTAG GTTCTTGTTTCCTGATCTTCCGGAAGAGGGCAGCACAATTCCATTTCTGGCAACAGAGACAAAGGGAAGACGCTCATTTTGCAGTGGGAAATCTGACTCCAGATCAGAGTCTCCAGAGCCAGG ctatgTGGTAACCAGTTTTGGCTTGCTGCTCCCTGTATTACTGCCACGACTCTATCCTCCTCTGTTTATGTTGTATGCCTTAGACAACGAGCGTGAGGAAGATATTTACTGGGAATGTGTTTTACgtctaaacaaacaaactgaTATGGCTCTTCTAAGTTTTCTTGGAGTGCAGGC GAAATTTTGGCCAGGAACTGTATCCATCCTTGGAGAGAGTAGAAAG GTGTCATCAAATACAAAGGATTACTGCTTTGCCTCTGCAGTTGAATGTTTACAGCAAATCAG TACTACTTTTACCCCAGCTGACAAGTTGAAGGTGATCCAGCAGACTTTTGAAGAGATTTCTCAGAATGTACTTGAGACTCTGCAGGAAGATTTTCTGTGGTCCATGGATGActtatttcctgtttttctctatGTGGTGCTACGAGCCAG GATAAGGAATTTGGGGTCTGAGGTGCACTTAATTGAAGACCTGATGGATCCTTATCTGCAGCATGGGGAGCAAGGCATCATGTTCACTACCTTGAAG gCATGTTACTACCAGATTCAACATGAAAAGCTTACCTAG